The Myxococcales bacterium genomic sequence CCAGCACGACACCACGAGACCGCCGCCCGGCCGCAGGGAGAGCGCCAAGCGCCCGTCGTGGGCCTCGATGATCTCGCGGCAGAGCGCCAGACCGAGTCCGGTGCCCGTCTTCTTCGTCGAGTAAAAGGGCAAAAGTGCGCTTCGCAGCACCTCCTCGGACATGCCCTTGCCACGGTCGACGACCTGCACCTCGTGGCCGCCGTCCGGATGGGGCGGAAAGACCAGGGCCACGTCTTCGGGGGCGCCACCGGCCTCGTGGGCGTTTTTGAGCAGGTTGATGAGGACCTGTTGCAGCTGGGCCCGATCGGCGAAGAAGCGAACGGCAGGGACGTCCCCTTCGATGCGAAAGGGGTAAAGACCCTCGAGCCCGTGCAGCAGCTCGCTCCAGGTCAAGCGGCTCTTGGTGGGCAACGGCAGGCGCGCGAAGCTCGCGTAGGTTTCGAGAAATGTCCGCAGGTGGGAGGCGCGCTCTTCGATGGTGTCGAGCGCTCCGGACAGCCGCTGGGCGTGTGCGGGCGCCGCGAGCATGAGGCGCGCGCTGTGAACGAGGGAGGAGATGGGGGCGAGGGAGTTGTTCACCTCGTGGCTGATCACCCGGATGGAGGTCTTCCACGTCTCCACCTCCTTGCGGGCAAGCTCTTTCGTGAGGGGCGTGAAGAGATAGAGCGTGTGGAGCTGGGTGTTGAGCTGGAAGTAGCGTTTGATGAGCCTGTAAGTCTCGGGCTCGGGCCCTGCATCGCAGGTGAACACCAGGTCGCTCGTGCCTTCGGCTGCGCGCTTGAGCTCCTCGGGCACGGTGCCGAGGAGAAGCTCCAAGTTTTGGCCTTCGAGCCGCTGCCGGCTGCCCAAGAGGTCACGGGCCGCAGGGTTCGAGAAGACCACGCGCTTGCTCTCGTCGACGAGCAGTACGGCAAGCGATGTGCCTTGGAGCACGGTCTCCAGCATGATCTGCCGCTGGTAAATGTCGTTGCGTTCCTTGCGCAACGACGCCGCCAGTGCGTTGAAGCGGGTCTTGAGTGTGGCCACCTCGTCGGGGCCGCCGGCTGCGAGGCGGAGGCTGTAGTCGCCCTCGCCGAGGGATAGCAGGCCATCGGACACAGCCATCATGGCGGCGTGCACGCCGCGCAGGACCACGTGACGGCAGGCAAGAAACAAAAGGGGCATCGACACCAACGTCACCAACGCGGCCACCGTGCCCCACGACCACGTGGGAGCCAGGCGGCACAAACCGAGGGTGAGCCCCATGACGAGCCCGATGCCAAAGAGTGCGGCCAGGGCGAGCCGGGCCGAAAGGCTCGACAAGAGGCGGGGCTCGTTCATCGTACCCGCCGCTCGAGCGCAACGCCGAGGCGCTCCATCTTGCGGTAGAGCGCCTGCCGTGAGAGCCCAAGCTCCGCCGCCGCGCGGGACACCACGCCTCCGGCATGGGTGAGCGCATCTTCTACCTGAGCACGCTCTCGATCGACGTGAGCATCGGGGGT encodes the following:
- a CDS encoding PAS domain-containing protein produces the protein MNEPRLLSSLSARLALAALFGIGLVMGLTLGLCRLAPTWSWGTVAALVTLVSMPLLFLACRHVVLRGVHAAMMAVSDGLLSLGEGDYSLRLAAGGPDEVATLKTRFNALAASLRKERNDIYQRQIMLETVLQGTSLAVLLVDESKRVVFSNPAARDLLGSRQRLEGQNLELLLGTVPEELKRAAEGTSDLVFTCDAGPEPETYRLIKRYFQLNTQLHTLYLFTPLTKELARKEVETWKTSIRVISHEVNNSLAPISSLVHSARLMLAAPAHAQRLSGALDTIEERASHLRTFLETYASFARLPLPTKSRLTWSELLHGLEGLYPFRIEGDVPAVRFFADRAQLQQVLINLLKNAHEAGGAPEDVALVFPPHPDGGHEVQVVDRGKGMSEEVLRSALLPFYSTKKTGTGLGLALCREIIEAHDGRLALSLRPGGGLVVSCWLP